GCTGAGCCTGGGGGAAGGCAGACGGTGCCAGAGAGTTATATCCTCTCTGCCGCACACCACCACTATCAACCTGATGGCATCCAGACCAGGTATAGATATGAGCCTCTGCCAGTTCCCCGGTGAAGTAAGCGACCTGTGATTCCAGACACTCGGTGTAGACAGAGACCTCATCTGCCAGCACAAAGGTATGTTCGCCATCGTTATGTTCAATCAGAAAGAAGATACCTTCATGCTGCAGCAGGCGATAAACGAAATCCCAGTCAGATTCACCGTACTGCACCTTATAGACGAAGTTGGGATAGCTGCGGGTGGTGCGATCATCCACCTTTACCCCATGCTCCTGAAGCACTTGAGTCACGATCTGCAGCGGTGAAAGATTCTGAAAGATGCGGGACTGTTGGCGCTGCTTCAGGAAGTAGGCGCGTGGCACGATGGTGATCTGATAATCCCTGAACACCTCATCAATGGCCTCCGCAGGCGTCCGCGAGCCAAGTGAAGCAACAGCGAGCACCACGCCATTGTAGTAGCGCTGATCCATCAGCCCGTAGTCGGCGTAGATAGGAATAGTCACGGTAACGGGCTGACCGAGCAGTTGTCTGGGGTCGACCGCTGCGGCGTTGGTGTGGGCGTAGGCAACGATACGGCTGAGTTGTGAGAGCCCTTCGTCAATGACCACCTTTTCCAGATAGAGCTGATCTGTACCAAGAGGCGTAGAAATCGTGATGTGTTTATCCGACTGGATAGCACGCATAGCTGTTCTTCCCTGTGCCAATCACACTGCTGTGATACTTTCCCTGCTTTGCCATCTGTACGATAGCCAGCTTTCAATAGGTTGCCTGACAGGCTGAGATGCAGACGCTATCTATGGCCTCGCCAATCAAGCACGATATGTAACAAACGAAAGATAATACTTTTCAATATGTAATTTTCAATAGCGGTTTCGTACTTCCTTAATCTGCACGGCTTCTTCCCTCCCAACACTGCGTCTAAGCCACAAAACAAAATGCCCACCAGAAGGTGGGCATCGGGAACGCAGTCATTAACTCGCTTTACGCTGGTTAAGCACTCATTTCCAATAGCAGCTTGTTCAGACGGCTGACATAGCTTGCAGGGTCCTTCAGCGTCTCGCCTGCGGCCAGGGCAGCCTGGTCAAACAGGATATGGGTCAGATCGGCAAAGCGGTCTTCGTCAGGTTCCTGATCCAGTTTTTCCAGCAGCGGATGGGTCGGATTGATCTCGAAAATCGGTTTGGCTTCCGGCATGCTCTGCCCTGCCGCTTCCATGATCTTGCGCATCTGCATGCCCATATCGTTGTCGCCGATGACCAGCACCGCCGGTGAGTCAGTCAGACGATGGGATACGCGCACTTCTTCAACCTGATCGGTCAGCGCATCCTTAATGCGTTTAACCAGATCTTCACGGGTCTTGGCCACTTCTTCCTGTGCTTTCTTCTCGTCTTCACCTTCCAACTGGCCCAGATCAAGATCGCCACGAGTGATATCAACAAAGGCCTTGTCTTTGTACTCGCTCAGGTAGCTCATCATCCACTCGTCGATGCGGTCCGTCAGCAGCAGGACTTCAATGCCCTTCTTGCGGAACACTTCGAGGTGTGGGCTGTTCTTGACCTGGCTGAAGCGCTCACCGGTGAGATAGTAGATCTTGTCCTGACCTTCGCCCATCCGCTCAAGATAAGCATCCAGAGCAACGGTCTGATCTTCGGTGTTGGCATGAGTCGAGGCAAATCGCAGCAGGCCTGCCACTTTTTCACGGTTGCTGGTGTCTTCAGCTGGACCTTCTTTCAGTACCTGACCGAAGGTCTTCCAGAATGTGGTGAACTTCTCAGGCTCGTTTTTCGCCAGTTTTTCCAGCATATCCAGCACACGTTTGGTCAGTGCTGACTTCATGCTGTCGATTGCAGGATCTTTTTGCAGAATCTCGCGGGAAACGTTCAGTGACAGATCACTGGAGTCCACCACACCTTTGATAAAGCGCAGGTACAGCGGCAGGAACTGATCCGCCTGATCCATGATAAATACGCGCTGAACGTAAAGCTTCAGCCCTTTGGGCGCTTCACGATTCCACAGATCAAAGGGTGCCTGACTGGGCACATACAGCAGGCTGGAATATTCCAGTTTGCCTTCAACCTTGTTATGGCTCCAGGCCAGCGGGTCCGTGTAGTCGTGGGCGATATGCTTGTAGAACTCGGTATATTCCTCGTCCTTCACTTCGCTGCGGTTACGGGTCCAGAGCGCGGTCGCCTTGTTTACCGATTCCCACTCGGGTGCTTTTTCTTCTTCCTGCTCTTCGCCGAAGTTATCTTTCAGCATTTCTACAGGGACAGAAATATGATCGGAGTATTTGCGTACCAGTGAACGCAGCTTCCAGCTGTTAGCGAAGTCTTTCTCACCCTCTTTCAGATGCAGCACAATGCGGGTTCCGCGTTCAGCAACATCCAGCGTGGCGATAGTAAAGTCACCTTCACCCTGCGAAGACCAGTGCACACCCTCGCTGCTGTCCACACCCGCCTTACGGGTGAACACGTCAACCTTGTCGGCAACGATAAACGCAGAGTAGAAACCCACACCGAACTGACCAATCAGCTGGCTGTCCTTACGCTGGTCGCCAGACAGATTTTTGAGGAAATCAGCGGTGCCTGATCTGGCAATGGTTCCCAGGTTGTCGATGACATCCTGACGGCTCATGCCGATACCATTGTCAGCGATAGTGACCGTACCTGCCTGCTCATCAAAGCTCAGGCGCACTTTCAGTTGCGGGTCATTTTCATACAGGCCGTCCTGATGCAGCGCCTGAAAGCGCAGTTTGTCGCAGGCATCGGAAGCGTTAGAAATCAATTCGCGCAGGAAGATCTCCTTGTTGGAATACAAGGAATGGATCATCAAGTGCAGCAGCTGTTTAACTTCGGTCTGAAAACCAAGGGTTTGAGATTGAGTTTCAGTGGTCATGAACTGCCCCATCCAAAAGAATCTTGTCGGCGGAAGTCACAGCCCGCTTCCACTATGGAAGCGAGCCAGCAAATTTGAGTGACTGCCAAGATGGGGGTCAGGAATCAGGTTTCAAGGCCTGAGGCAGGCAGAAAAGATTCAACGTGCAGAAAGATACGAGCCATAGCGGTCAAATACGGCTTGGATCGCTGGTAACCAGCTCCTGTAACGTACTGGAGCGGAACTCGCGCTGATACAGCACGTAAACCACCAGTGTAGCCGAACACATCAGCAGCCAGGGGCTGATAAACCAGCCCAGTAACGCCAGGCCGAAGTAATAGGAACGCAGGCCAAAATTGAAGTTATTGGCGGCCATGGAGCAAATCTTCGCTGCCCGGGCAGCCAGAATCTGCCGCTCTTTGTCACTGACACTGAGGTCTCGCGGCATCGGCGCACCACCGATCAGCACCGAGCAAAAACCATACTGACGCAGACTCCAGGTGAATTTGAAAAAGGCATAAACGAACAGGCAGATCATGACCAGCAGCTTGAGCTCCACCTCTGCCTGAGTCGAGGGCTGTACCAAAGGCAGGTCATGCAACAAATTGAGCGCTTTCTCCGAAGTTCCCATCAGCGTCAGAATACCCGCTACGATCAGCATGGTCGAAGACGCAAAGAACGATACACTCCGCTCAAGATTGGCAATCAGACTCATGTCTGCAATGCGGTTATCGCGCTCCAGCATGCGCTTCATCCAGTCATAGCGATAAAGATGCATGATAGAGGCCAGACTGGCAGTAGTGCGGGTTTTGTGAATGGCGTAGTGGGTATAACCCCTGAAACAGATTAAAAACCAAGCCAATGCCAACAGATTCTGCCAGTTCACGCTGGACCAGATGGCTACAACTTTTTCCATAGATTTAAAGTGATGTCCTTAGGCTCTTTTACGTTGGGGCGGCGTCTGCTTTTCAAGCTGGTCAGCGTCTTCAGCAACGGCATCATCCAGATCAGGCTCGAAATAACGGATAACATCCGCATAAGACAGGGCTTCACCTAATTCCTGATGCAAACGGATCAGGTGCAGCCTCAACAGGTTTTTAGAGTAGTCGAGTAACGCAGGCGAGGTGAGATGCCGTCTCGAAGGCATCTCCGCATGCAACCGCTGATAGACACGCAGATAATCCAGCATGATGTGATGCTGGTTTCTGGCAAGAATTCGGAAGTTACCCAGAGGCGCAGGTGTAAAGAGCCTCTGTCTCCGATAACGGAACAATGCCTCCTGAGCAGCCTCTGCATTGGCAAAAGTACGTGGCAGGAAGGTTGCATCCATCACCCACAGGGTTGACCACTCACCTTCCACCTTCTGCTCGACCTGATACGCCACTGCCCTGTCTCCCTTCCGCATTCGTTGTACTAGAGTCTGAAAATAGTCACCTGTTGATCAAAACCGATACAGCTCAACAAGCATAAATGCCGATAGAAAATGTGCAATGAAAAAGGGGCGTCATGATGAGATCCATGGCACTTCAAACAACCACTGCGAGGATGCTCCTCTCTGCAGATTGAGATCACCAATCAAAGCACATTGAAGATAAGTACGCGTTGAAATGTGATTTAAAAACAAAAGGCGGTCTAAAGCCGCCTCAGGATACTGACAAACCCCGGTCATTTTGATCAGGGTTTTGTTTTTCTGCCGTGTACTGCAACGTTTCCGCCGCTGAGTTCAGCAAAGCGTGGGGCGGAGAATACGGGAGGTAAGTAGCGCTCTACCGGGATAGAACGGTGCTTGAGAACGGCATTAAGGGAACTCGCCCGCTCAGGCCGTGAGGAGCCACAATGACACCTCGGACTCGTTGAAGCGGCGGCGTCAGTTCTGACGCAGCGTTGAGGCATCGGGCACCTTGTCGGTGAGATTCAGACACAGGAACCAGCAATAGGCGACGTTGACCTGCACATCGCGACTCAGCTGGCGTTCACTGCGCACACCGTAGAGATAACCGAGGAACAGCAGCTTGAACCGTCGGATCGAGCGCGGGCCGGCCGTTGCCCCTGCAGTTGAGGTCTTTAACCAGCTCATGGATGAAGCTGAAATCGATGACCTTGTCGATCTTGCGCAACAGGTGATCGGCGGGGGCATGGCCCATTATAAGAAGCCCCCGCCCGGGGACGAGGACTTTGTCAGCAGTCTGAATGGCCTTCGGGCCATTTTTTTATTCTGCAACAGGTGAAGGAAAACTCTCATCTCAGTACACCCTCATCGCATACAACCGCGTACAACGGAAAACAATAAGCAAGGAGATATAACAAAGAGGCAGAGCATTGCGCTCTGCCTAAGGAAGGGAAAAATCCATTTCAAAAACGTAGGTTAACGATTTGGCGGTTTTACACACTTACCTTTTGATGGAAGGTTGGTCTTAACACCTGTCAGGTAACAGGGATGCAGCCCTAAGGCTGCATCCGCCTTCAGTTTCGCCTTGCTCTTTGCTCAACAGACACTCGCTGTATGACACTATCCCCAACGGGGAGCATAACGGACGAAGCTGACAGCTATAGGTATAGCAAAGCA
This genomic interval from Pokkaliibacter sp. MBI-7 contains the following:
- the htpG gene encoding molecular chaperone HtpG; its protein translation is MTTETQSQTLGFQTEVKQLLHLMIHSLYSNKEIFLRELISNASDACDKLRFQALHQDGLYENDPQLKVRLSFDEQAGTVTIADNGIGMSRQDVIDNLGTIARSGTADFLKNLSGDQRKDSQLIGQFGVGFYSAFIVADKVDVFTRKAGVDSSEGVHWSSQGEGDFTIATLDVAERGTRIVLHLKEGEKDFANSWKLRSLVRKYSDHISVPVEMLKDNFGEEQEEEKAPEWESVNKATALWTRNRSEVKDEEYTEFYKHIAHDYTDPLAWSHNKVEGKLEYSSLLYVPSQAPFDLWNREAPKGLKLYVQRVFIMDQADQFLPLYLRFIKGVVDSSDLSLNVSREILQKDPAIDSMKSALTKRVLDMLEKLAKNEPEKFTTFWKTFGQVLKEGPAEDTSNREKVAGLLRFASTHANTEDQTVALDAYLERMGEGQDKIYYLTGERFSQVKNSPHLEVFRKKGIEVLLLTDRIDEWMMSYLSEYKDKAFVDITRGDLDLGQLEGEDEKKAQEEVAKTREDLVKRIKDALTDQVEEVRVSHRLTDSPAVLVIGDNDMGMQMRKIMEAAGQSMPEAKPIFEINPTHPLLEKLDQEPDEDRFADLTHILFDQAALAAGETLKDPASYVSRLNKLLLEMSA
- a CDS encoding DUF599 family protein, producing the protein MEKVVAIWSSVNWQNLLALAWFLICFRGYTHYAIHKTRTTASLASIMHLYRYDWMKRMLERDNRIADMSLIANLERSVSFFASSTMLIVAGILTLMGTSEKALNLLHDLPLVQPSTQAEVELKLLVMICLFVYAFFKFTWSLRQYGFCSVLIGGAPMPRDLSVSDKERQILAARAAKICSMAANNFNFGLRSYYFGLALLGWFISPWLLMCSATLVVYVLYQREFRSSTLQELVTSDPSRI